GACGTCCCTCTTATGCATTAAAGGGAAGCTGATTATTGTGCTTGTGATTACAGCTAGAAAGCACGGGTACGGGTACGATGGtgacaaataaatttttgaaaaattagccCCTACTAGCCCTTACCTAGGAAGCACGGGTACGGTACAACATGCGGCTCTCCAAATGAAGTGTCCATGCCCTCCCATTTGATTAGACAAAAATCTAGGCGGTATATACTTGGTTTTTTCTTGACGCTGGTTGGTTGAAGTTGAATGTTGATGGTTATTCAAAGAGTAAACTGGAGTTAGCAGGAGCAAGTTAATTAAGAGAGGAGAAAGGgggaaaaaggggggggggggggggggtgttggggCATCTGGACTGTGGTGAATAAACTGGGGGGCTTTTCCTTCCATTTGGAACTTTCCacaatcatattttttaattttgagttatACGGGTCTTGAAATTCATATTACACAGGTTTCTGACTGAATCCTACTCTGAAACAGTAATTAATATGGTGAAAATGGGGTTCGTGATCTGCATCCTAATTGGAATCTAGTCCAATCCTGCTGAAGTTTATGGAAGAAGAAGGTCAATTTGTTATGTAGCATACCAACATAGAAGAAATTTTTGTGTTAACTAGCACACAAGTCATAGCACGAACCTTATAATTTTGaactctcttcctcttcagCAGATttaacctttttcttttctgccTCGTGATATTTCAGGGGCGGTTAGACTCAGATTTTATGTAGTTGGGCTTAGAGCTACCCATTGAATGGATTAGGATCCAGTGCAATACCCCAAGTACCATTCCTCCCAttcctctcacaattttttttatactttttctaactttttatATTCAAGGGTTGATATTGAAAGTTGCTTTTAAACTCTCAATCTCAGCTATTAAAAGCAATTGCACATGGTGCAAAGCCTTAGTTATTATACCTAATCTCAAACCCCCATTGAACacccacccaaaaaaagaaatcatttcaAAATGTAAAGTGTTAACAAATATGTTAACAAAGGAGGAGAAAAGATCATACAAATGCGATGAAGTAGCATGCAACCAGAGGCAATAAAAGTTGTTTTTCTGGGAGATGATGTTATGCAATTGTAAAGGTTGTCTTTGCttaaaagataaatttaatccaaccaccccccccccccaccaaggTTTCTATGCGAGAATGTGCAAATCAAAGAGATGTCAAGAAAGCAAGGTTAAGGGCTAGGAAGCATGGACACGGGTATGATACGGTGAcacaataaatttttgaaaaattataacataaaatgaCCGGTACAACACCTAAATGAAGTGTTCATGCTTTCTAGGTTAAGGGGAAGGTCATTCTACTCTCTTAATGTAAGATTACTATGCTAATATGTCCATCAAATATACCATTTTGCTATAACATGAATTCTGCGATACAATTGAGCAACAACAAACTAGTTTGCTAATATGAGAATTATTTGCTATAACTGGGAGTAAATAACTGCATTCTTTTACCAATTAACATGGTAGATAGTTTAAAGTAAGAACACTGTTGCATGATGTTTATGTAACAAGATAATTAAGtgaaaatcaaaaataaaaaagaggaaagtTTTGGAAGCCTTTTTGGTGGggctttttcttgttttgagaaAAGCCTGAATGAGTTGCACTTCTGTGAGCAGAGAGGAATATAATgaagatattaaaacttttttgacggttttgaatttgaaaattcttcATCCGCCCATAACAAAGCataacaaaaagaatcaaatatgAGCATAGGTATGAAATTACTTTGCCGATGAGACAAATACTCTCAAGGGATTCTCTGATTAGACATTCGGTCAAAGATCTTCACAAACTAAAATAATCTCCTTCTTATGTGAAGGCACTtcatattattttcttcttttgctatGGTCTATCAATGAATAAACCCAAAGTTAAGCTATAAGCCCCAAAAGGTATAAGAACACCCACACCAAaagtttccaatttttttttgtttttttttgtttttcagttttggaAGCATTCCACAAAAAATGACGCATTGTAGGTTCCGATTCGGGAATCAGCTTCTCCAAATAATTTTGGAGGTAAGCCTACCAATCACCTCTCTCACACCCTACAAAAGTAGGAGATTTGTGCTATGGgtacaaatatttttgtttttctgttaagtcaattttttgtgtttttgaaacACTCTTCATCGTCTCTTTTGCATTAATACCATAGTACCATAGAAAAATATCTCAAAACCATATACTTTGCTAATACAACCCATCAAGAGAAAAGTTTTGGGtgttatttgtaaaaatatttggaCAATTATTCGATGCCCACTAATGAATAGAAAATATCAAATACAAAAGAGGCAATACAAATCCATTCATCTCAACATCAAAACAGTAGGCAATTCaacttcaaagaaaaaagaagcactCTTACCTTTCCTGTAGAAATCCGGGTTGTCAATGGCCGGAGCCGCTCTCCTTTTGGAACTGAAAAGGGTGtcagaaacccaaaaaagaatataaaaaaaaaaatgacaaaaacccagaaaagaaaattacCAGGGAAATCAAAATCGAGCTCGGTTCGAGTCTGCAACTGCCAACCGTGACCGTATTGGACGAGAAGGGAATTGGGTCCAAAAGCAATGGGttcctctctttctttaaaGGCTTCTATATGCAGAGCAAGGGGTAGGGGTGTGACTGTGGCTGTACCCATTAATGTCCGATTAATTAGTGACAAAGCAAATCCAGCGTCTGTTCCAACCGCAAACCGCCTTGTCTTCCCCGAACTTCTGCATTTAACCTCTATGAACTGGTCGTTGTTTCATTCAAGTTACAacaaatttaatcaaaattcTATCAGTTTCcgattttttatacaaacccaaatcaggaaaaaaaaaaattaaaaagatagagagaggaTTACAGTAGGAGGAGGATGTGGAGCAGGTTCTGCTGTTTCTTCCGCCATTGTAGAcacagagagaagagaagaaccGTGTCGAGTTGACGAGTACCGACcgtttatagttttttttttttttagtaatttaaattTCCAGCTATTACAACTTAACACAGTAATATACTGTGAAAATCTAGTACACGTAGCGCTACTCCCATTTCTAGGCGTTTTTACAAAACTAACTACAAAACTgaaactatatcattagtaagcaaacatttgaaacatatttggtttctaacaattCGAGTCTATTGGACTCGATTTTCGGTTTATATTTCTCCTACGCGGCACTGGCTGAGCTGGACAAGGAAGCCACGTTGGcacaaaaatcgagttcaaagaactcgatttttggtcaAGAAAATtgagttcaatgaactcgatttctattttacacactcacGCCGGCGCACGTGATCACGTTAGTAAATCGAGTCCAGTGGACTCGATTTTTGGTCACGTGATCACTTAAGGTAAATCGAGTCTACTGGACTCGATTTTTGGGCACCATAGTTTTCGGGCACGTGGATGTAACTCGAGTCAAGGAGGCTCGATTTATTTGCttctgaaaatcgagtctcctGAACTCGATTTCCGTGAATGGTCCCCAACCCATCCACGTGTCAtgtgggtcccaactgggaccTTTTTCCCCCTTACCCGGCTCACTTATGCTCTCATTTCTCTTCTGCTCTCACAGCAACACCACTCACACAAccctcatcactcacacaacttaCTTCACTCACACAACAATCACACTCATCTTTCATCAACTTTCATCAACTCTCAggtaatattttttacaatattgataatattttttgttagttaaatatagtaattatttgctaggttattttttttaagaaacaattagaacatattaggaaaatttttgtttttttgtttgttagtgtaaatattgtgattagtttgtttgtttgtgggtagtttgttagtgtaaatattgtgattagtttgtttgtttgtttgtgggtagtttgttagtatattgtgattatttgttagttttttttaattattattatgattaattattggaaatacttagtactaaatattttgattaatgttattacaacatatttggaaattttttttttgttagtgtaaatattgtgattaaattatttgctaagttttttttaggaaattaatattgtgattgtaaattgggaatttttagtaccaaatattgtgattaattatgttattacaacatattgagaatatttgcttattttttgttagtgtaaatattgtgattaaattattttgtaggtttttaaaaaaaattaatattgtgattaattattgggaatatttagtattggggaaatatttagtaccaaatattgtgattatgctaggtttttattcaaaattaatattgggaatatttagtactaaatattgtgatcaattgttaggaatatttagtacttttaggtttttgtcattggtatgaaatggattatgagtttgatacctaagacacccattacagtctttttagtataaattatttcaagatatagttgtttcagatttgtaacaaagatttcaatgggtaactagttgctataatatttttgttcatcatatcttatttgaatgggttttgaatgtcatgcctctagaatgatttggatgtgagtatatgcaaatttggttgaggtTAGTATTGTTGGCATGTCGTACCcaaagttttgtgattgatgttgattgagagttataaatttgtcactaacacaattgcacttgatgatctataggttgataatgatctatataaatatatactacggTGGATCCCTTAGCAATGCCAACCCTTATGACGGATTTCCATTTGAAGGTCCGGGTATCCAAAGGTCGTTATATGATGATACGCCATAAGTTAAAGACCTTGagtgatttgaagataaaaattatggaagagctGCAACTGAATCCTGCTTTGCAtgacatacatattactttccgttctccacatgaagtcctcaatcaatgcattaattacagatatatggcgataacagaagacaaacatgtgaagttcATGTTTCACAAGATGCGTCAATGGGAACAAAtagcaaattttgagttgtACGTCACTTTGGAGCCGCGTGCAGAAGTCGGCATAGAGGATAttgtacaaacaactacatctctaCAATTTGCAGTCCTAGATGATCAGTGCACCACGTTGGGAGGCTATACACCCCCTTTTCAAGAGACACCAAGAACAGTTGAGAGCGAACTTGGCAATAGATATGAAGATCAATTTTGTACACATCGAGGTGAATCCTCTACAGTTCCCAAGAGTTGAAGCTGAAGACGAACACTGTGTTGGGGAAGATCTTGACGATAGagatgagtacgaagagaggattgagcgaggtgactttgataggggtgttgatgaccatgaaattactctcaatcctaatgttgatgatatggatgaatgtgatgaagatgatgcaaaCCCTACTGTTAGAGTTCAGCATGTTATAAATGCAACCCCTGTTTATGAACCTCCCGccttatcattttatgaaaatacttgggaaaatatggttgatcctgaagttggtgagcaagcatttgcttcttcttggaaTGCGGACATGAATTTTTGTACGGGGTTGATTTTTGCGAATAAAGAAGCGGTGAAACgtgcattaacaatttatgcCGCAAAGCATAACAGAAACTTTCTGACTAGTAGGTCGACCAAAAGTAGACTGTATGTGAAATGCATGgatgagtcatgcaagtggtacgttggaGCAGTCATGAAGCCTAAATAGGGAACATGGATGGTCACATCTTATGGGGGTCCTCACAGTTGTATGACCCTTGGCATGGCtcttgatggtagaatgatggattgtaattttcttgcagGAGAATTTGTTCCAATGTTGCGAGAAAATCACACGGCAACAATTCAACACCTTAGAGATTACATCAAAGGGAAGTATTATGAACAtaagctttcttactataagatatgggatgcgaaacaaagggctattgcaaagatattcggcaattgggaagagtcttacgaaaggctgaaaaagttgttgttggcatacttggatcaagaAGCTGGCACCCGGTACTGGTATCTCACTGAACCGAGGGAGGAAGGTGTTACAATATTGCGatatgtattttgggctttcGCTCCTTGCATTGAAGGATTCGTACATTGTAAACCAAGAATCGCattgatgggacccatttgtatggtaaatatcgaggggtGTTGTTGATTTCAATGGCCACCGTTGCCAACATCaaggttttgcctctcgcctttgcCGTTGTGGACAAAGAGTCGTGGcctagttggaggtggtttttagatTGCGTCAGTTTGCACTCGGGGGATGTGATAGCAAATAAGGACATatgcataatttctgaccgacataagGGTATTCGAAACGCAATTGCCAACTGGCCTAGAGATGATCATGGACGAGTACGAGTATACCacagatattgccttcgacat
This genomic stretch from Castanea sativa cultivar Marrone di Chiusa Pesio chromosome 9, ASM4071231v1 harbors:
- the LOC142609870 gene encoding uncharacterized protein LOC142609870, with protein sequence MAEETAEPAPHPPPTFIEVKCRSSGKTRRFAVGTDAGFALSLINRTLMGTATVTPLPLALHIEAFKEREEPIAFGPNSLLVQYGHGWQLQTRTELDFDFPVPKGERLRPLTTRISTGKGTDGSHPVERTANPVISSVYIGKIILAFILIFVLGAIFTLALENLPRLILFIKSSM